Sequence from the bacterium genome:
CGGCCGGCTGCTCCCGGGCGAGCTGCCGTCCCAGCGCGCGGCGTGCGCGGTCCACGCTGATGCCCCAGAGCTTGGAGTCCGGCCGGGCGAAGTAGATCAGCTCGAAGATGCACGGCGCGAGACGCGACGCCGGGGCGAGGCCTCCCAACCGGGTGACCTGGTCGCCGTCGATGCGGATCAGCTCCCCCGGCTCGAGGTCCCGCACGTACTCCGCCCCCAACAGGTCCAGTGCGCAGGTCTCGCTCGCGAGGACGTAGCCCCCGCCGCGCCGCCCGAGGATGAGTGGTCGGAACCCCCAGGGGTCCCGGGCGGCGTAGAGCACCGAGCCGATGGTGACGATCACGGAGAACGCGCCCTCGAGCTGGCGGAGCGCGTCGCGGAGCTGCGCCTCGGGTGTGGACTCGCGCGAGCGCGCGATCAGGTGCACGAGCACCTCGGTGTCGGTGGAGGATTGGAAGAGGGCCCCCTCCGCGACCAGTTTCTCGCGCAGGATCCTGGCGTTGGTGATGTTGCCGTTGTGCACGACGGCCAGGTCGCCCTGGTGGTAGCGGACCACGATGGGCTGGGCGTTCACCAGGCCGGGCCCGCCGGACGTGGAGTAGCGCACGTGGCCGAGCGCCGTCGTGCCGGGTAGGTTCTTCAGGACGTCGTCATCGATGGCTTCCGCGACGAGTCCCGCCGCCTTGTGCACCCGTGCCCGGCCGTTGTCGATCGCGGCGATGCCCGCCGCCTCCTGGCCGCGATGCTGGAGTGCGTAGAGGCCGAGGGAAACCAGCTCGGCCGCACGTTCGAGTCCCGAGACACCGACGATTCCACACATTCCTCAGTTCGTACCCCCCATTGCGCCGCCCGCTCCCTCGCCCCGTCCCTTCCCGCCCCGGCCCGCCGGGGCGGGGACAGGGAGAAGGGCAGGGGATCGGAGCGCTCACTCGCCGGCCGCCACCGCCTGCTCCATGATCCGCGGGAGGGCGTGGTGGTACGCGTCCGCGAGATCGGCCGCCGCCGCTTCGATCCGGCGCCCCGCGCCCTCCACGATGAACAGGCCGCCCGGCTCGCCGACGGTGCCGATGCGCGCCGCCGGCACACCGTGGCGGCGGGCCGTCTCGAGCACGCGCTCCACGTCCTCCGGCGCACAGGACACCACGATCCGGCCCTGGGCCTCGCCGAAGAACAGCGCGGCTGGCGGCAGGTCGTCGCTGAGCCGGACCTCGCAGCCCAACGGGCGCTCGGGATCGGCGAGCGCCGACTCCGCCAGACAGACCACGAGACCGCCCTCCGCGCAGTCGTGCGCGCTGCGCAGCAGCCCGGCACGCGCCAGCTCGAGCACCGCCTCCTGCAGCGCCTTCTCGGCCTCCAGATCCACGGCCGGCGCGTCCCCGGCCACGAGGCCGTGCACCACCTTCAGGTATTCGGAGCCGCCCAGCTCCGCGGTGTTGCGGCCGAGCAGGAGGATCGCGTCACCCGGATCGCGGAACCCGGCGCGCAGGTGACGCTCGACGTCGTCGAGCACCCCCACCATCCCGACCACGGGAGTGGGGTAGATCGCGCCCGCAGGGCTCTCGTTATACAGCGAGACGTTGCCGCTCACGACCGGCACGCCGAACGCGCGACACGCCTCGGCCAGCCCCGCCACCGCCTCGCGCATCTGGTAGTAGACCTCGGGCTTGAGCGGGTTGCCGAAGTTCAGGTTGTCCGTCACGGCACGCGGCCGCGCGCCCACGCAGACCAGGTTCCGCGCCGCCTCGGCCACCGCGATCATCGCGCCGCGCCGCGGGTTCAGGAACACGTATCGCCCGTTGCAGTCCACCGTCGCGGCAATGCCCTTGCGCGTGCCGCGGACCCGGATCACACCCGCGTCCCCGCCCGGCGGCACGACCGTGCTGGTGCGCACCGTCGTGTCGTACTGCTCGTGGACCCACCGCTTG
This genomic interval carries:
- a CDS encoding amidophosphoribosyltransferase; translated protein: MCGIVGVSGLERAAELVSLGLYALQHRGQEAAGIAAIDNGRARVHKAAGLVAEAIDDDVLKNLPGTTALGHVRYSTSGGPGLVNAQPIVVRYHQGDLAVVHNGNITNARILREKLVAEGALFQSSTDTEVLVHLIARSRESTPEAQLRDALRQLEGAFSVIVTIGSVLYAARDPWGFRPLILGRRGGGYVLASETCALDLLGAEYVRDLEPGELIRIDGDQVTRLGGLAPASRLAPCIFELIYFARPDSKLWGISVDRARRALGRQLAREQPAEADCVFSVPDSSNSAALGYAEESGIPFELGLIRNHYVGRTFIHPTQVGRDFRVRVKYNPVREVIEGKRVVVVDDSLVRGTTSRGLVSLIRDAGAREIHFRVASPPVRSPCFFGIDMPTREELIGARLSVDAIRESLGVDSLGYLSIEGMHAALREVKGASSPFCDACFSGSYPAPLSDVERGYVNHRDTSEARQ